The Pseudoalteromonas carrageenovora IAM 12662 DNA window AACCTTCTTGCTCAAGCATTTTACTTAATAAAATACGGTTGAGCGCTTGGTCATCTACAATCAGCACATGCATCATTAGCTAATATCAAACTTTTTATCAAAACGAGAGATTTGTAGTATTTTTCTTAGTTGTGGTTGGCAGTTGCTAATTTCGATTGTTTTTACTTGTCCCTCAATGGTTTTTTTCATATTGAGCAACATTCCAAGTGCAGAGCTGTCCATATAGTCGGTTTCTCGTAAATCGATAATAACTTTAACCGTTTTATCGCTCATTTGTGCATAGGCTTGGCGAAAAGATTGCACTAAATTAAAATCAAACTTGCCCTTAATTTGTATTGTTAAAGTAGTGCCATCGACCGATTCGTTCTTTGTTAAACTCATAATAAACTCCAATAATATTTCCTTTGAACTAAATATAACCTGTTAAAAGTATTTAGCAAAAAGAAAAACACACAACAGCAAATTTGCTATCATTTATGCCAATATTTATTTCATTTTATCTATTAAAGGTAAGTTATGAGTGATAGTCACTTAGTATATTCAACAAGTACAGGTCGAATTGACCAACCAAAACCTGAAAAAGAGCTAGATACTAAACTTTTTAAAGATGGCTCTGTACGTATAGAACGTCAAACAAAAGGGCGTAAAGGCAAAGGTGTCATGTTAGTGGTAGGTATTGACCCAAAAGAACACGATTTAAAAAAGTTAGCTAAAACCATTAAAAGCAAAATGGGCCAAGGCGGCGCAGTTAAAGAAGGCATTATTGAAGTACAAGGCGATGACCGAGATAAACTAAAAGCTATTTTAGAAGGGTTAAAGTTTAAAGTTAAAATTGCGGGTGGTTAACCCGCAATTTATTAGTTAGCCAAGCCCAAGTTTAACTATTTAACCTTATTACTTTTATAGCTACAAACTTTAGTAAATTCAGTGCAGTTAGCACTGAAAATAGCAGCTGAAATAGATTTACCATCTAAAGGCTAGTTAGTTACTTCACTTATTGAAAGCTCATTTAATTTTTCATATAAGTTAGGTAAGTCGTACTCAGGTATTGGCGGGCTATAATAATACCCTTGCACAATAAAGCAGTTGTTATTTTGTAAAAACTGCATTTGCTCTATCGTCTCAACACCTTCAGCAACAACATCTAGTTTTAACTTTTGCGCCATAGCAATAATAGCCGCAGTGATTTCCATATCATTTGTGTCATCTGGGATGTCTTTTACAAATGAACGGTCAATTTTGAGTATATCTACAGGGAAACGTTTTAAATAACTAAGTGATGAATAACCAGTACCAAAGTCATCAATAGAAATAGAAATACCTAATGCTTTAAGCTCGTGCAATTGCGTAATAGCCGCTTCAACATTGCCCATAAGCATACTTTCGGTCAGTTCTAAATGCAGGCGTTTTGCAGATACGCCTGAGCGAATTATCATTTTGCTCAATGTAGGAACCAAG harbors:
- a CDS encoding STAS domain-containing protein; protein product: MSLTKNESVDGTTLTIQIKGKFDFNLVQSFRQAYAQMSDKTVKVIIDLRETDYMDSSALGMLLNMKKTIEGQVKTIEISNCQPQLRKILQISRFDKKFDIS
- a CDS encoding SUI1 family translation initiation factor, with the translated sequence MSDSHLVYSTSTGRIDQPKPEKELDTKLFKDGSVRIERQTKGRKGKGVMLVVGIDPKEHDLKKLAKTIKSKMGQGGAVKEGIIEVQGDDRDKLKAILEGLKFKVKIAGG